A region from the Pelagovum pacificum genome encodes:
- a CDS encoding aspartate carbamoyltransferase catalytic subunit, with translation MTATISTAPSGWEGILDDGETVRWQGRPRSGLSFAGYNLFEGLMGGVFVVFSLFWMSMAFSMGPPRDAPGPFALFPYFGLIFLFIGLWNAIGRFLWSSYLMTRTYYTLTDKRAFIAVDHPFRGRTLSDWPIDETTEIRLFDGDPATVRFAYDTRTVTSSRNGRRRTRTVRTPIEFARIDDGREVYRIMRGIKMAAEGNG, from the coding sequence ATGACGGCAACCATTTCAACCGCGCCTTCCGGCTGGGAAGGCATCCTCGACGACGGCGAGACGGTACGCTGGCAGGGCCGCCCGCGCAGCGGACTGAGCTTCGCCGGCTACAACCTGTTCGAAGGGCTGATGGGCGGCGTCTTCGTGGTGTTCTCGCTCTTCTGGATGTCGATGGCCTTTTCGATGGGCCCACCCCGCGACGCACCGGGCCCTTTCGCGCTGTTTCCCTATTTCGGGCTGATCTTCCTGTTCATCGGGCTGTGGAACGCGATCGGCCGGTTCCTCTGGTCGAGCTATCTGATGACCCGGACCTACTACACGCTGACCGACAAGCGGGCCTTCATCGCCGTGGACCATCCGTTTCGGGGCCGGACGCTGTCGGACTGGCCGATCGACGAGACCACCGAGATCCGCCTCTTCGACGGAGACCCGGCCACGGTCCGCTTCGCGTATGATACGCGGACCGTCACCTCGAGCCGCAACGGCCGTCGGCGGACCCGCACCGTACGCACCCCGATCGAGTTCGCCCGCATCGACGACGGCCGCGAGGTCTACCGCATCATGCGCGGCATCAAGATGGCGGCCGAGGGGAACGGGTGA
- a CDS encoding 5-(carboxyamino)imidazole ribonucleotide synthase — MSDPLPTGSVIGILGGGQLGRMLALAAARLGLRCHIYDPGDAPPAAQVSDALTTAAWDDADALEAFARSVDVVTYEFENVPAEALDRIEAICPIRPNRTALATSQDRLTEKTFLQDLGLKTAPFATVDDLAGLESAVAEVGLPSILKTRRFGYDGKGQARLNEDSDLPAIWSAMTDAPSILEGFVDFSAEVSVIGARSLDGAVACFDPGENVHSDGILRTTTVPASLPASLQADAVLLAGRILNALDYVGVIGVELFVTPGGLVVNEFAPRVHNSGHWTQNGCAICQFEQHIRAICGWPLGDGTRHSDVMMENLIGADMDRVPELAASGAALHLYGKAEVREGRKMGHVNHLKPLGSG; from the coding sequence ATGAGTGACCCGCTTCCCACCGGATCCGTGATTGGCATCCTTGGCGGTGGTCAGCTTGGCCGCATGCTCGCACTCGCCGCGGCGCGGCTTGGCCTCCGGTGCCATATCTATGATCCCGGCGACGCGCCGCCCGCCGCGCAGGTGTCCGACGCGCTGACGACGGCGGCCTGGGACGATGCGGACGCGCTCGAAGCCTTCGCCCGCTCGGTCGATGTCGTGACCTACGAATTCGAGAACGTCCCGGCGGAGGCGCTCGACCGGATCGAGGCGATCTGCCCGATCCGCCCGAACCGGACCGCGCTCGCCACGTCGCAAGACCGCCTGACGGAAAAGACTTTCCTGCAGGATCTCGGCCTGAAGACCGCGCCGTTCGCGACGGTTGACGACCTCGCAGGGCTGGAGTCCGCGGTCGCCGAAGTCGGCCTGCCGTCGATCCTGAAGACCCGGCGCTTCGGCTATGACGGCAAGGGACAGGCGCGGCTGAACGAGGACAGCGACCTGCCGGCGATCTGGTCTGCCATGACGGACGCGCCCTCGATCCTCGAAGGGTTCGTGGACTTCTCTGCCGAAGTTTCCGTCATCGGCGCACGTTCGCTCGACGGTGCGGTCGCATGTTTCGACCCGGGCGAGAACGTCCATTCCGACGGTATCCTGCGCACGACCACTGTCCCCGCCAGCCTTCCGGCGTCGCTGCAGGCGGATGCGGTCCTGCTTGCCGGGCGTATCCTGAACGCGCTCGACTATGTCGGTGTCATCGGTGTCGAACTCTTCGTGACGCCCGGCGGTCTTGTGGTGAACGAGTTCGCACCGCGGGTTCACAACTCCGGTCACTGGACGCAGAACGGCTGCGCGATCTGCCAGTTCGAACAGCACATCCGCGCAATCTGCGGATGGCCGCTTGGCGACGGGACGCGCCATTCCGACGTGATGATGGAGAACCTGATCGGAGCAGACATGGACCGCGTGCCCGAGCTCGCCGCGTCCGGTGCCGCGCTGCACCTCTACGGCAAGGCCGAGGTCCGAGAGGGACGCAAGATGGGGCATGTGAACCACCTCAAACCGCTCGGAAGCGGGTGA
- a CDS encoding succinylglutamate desuccinylase/aspartoacylase family protein yields the protein MAKRASFEIGGETVAPGTRKVIDLPVSVMSDHTPVHLSVEVIHGRQPGPTVFVSAAVHGDEVIGVEIARRLLKSAPLRSLRGTLLVVPIVNSFGFLNHSRYLPDRRDLNRSFPGHAQGSLASRLANLFLTEIVLRCDFGIDLHSAAVHRTNLPQIRVTPGVPRLRQLASAFGPPVIINSPVRSGSLRAEAKAKGVDILLYEAGEGLRFDEMAVRSGVAGILRVLNSCAMLPDKGISRPRAAPLLAVETHWLRAPRGGLLRTFRGDGEIVSEGTVMAAVSGPFGNTEAEILAPFDGLVVGRAVMPVVNEGDAVFHLAQVARPDAANEALEDMADHLSRDPLFDEDEII from the coding sequence ATGGCAAAACGTGCATCATTCGAAATCGGCGGTGAAACGGTAGCGCCGGGAACCCGGAAGGTCATCGACCTGCCGGTCTCGGTCATGTCGGATCATACGCCCGTCCATCTTTCGGTCGAAGTGATTCATGGCCGCCAGCCGGGGCCGACGGTGTTTGTCAGCGCTGCGGTGCATGGCGATGAAGTGATCGGTGTCGAGATCGCGCGGCGGCTTCTCAAGTCAGCACCCTTGCGGAGCCTTCGTGGCACGCTTCTGGTCGTGCCGATCGTAAACTCATTCGGTTTCCTGAACCATTCCAGGTACCTGCCGGACCGTCGCGATCTGAACCGATCGTTTCCCGGACATGCGCAAGGATCGCTCGCCTCGCGGCTGGCAAACCTGTTCCTGACAGAGATCGTGCTGCGTTGCGACTTCGGGATCGACCTGCATTCGGCGGCCGTCCATCGCACAAACCTGCCCCAGATCCGTGTGACGCCGGGCGTGCCGAGGCTGCGACAGCTCGCCTCCGCGTTCGGGCCGCCTGTCATCATCAACTCGCCGGTCCGGTCGGGGAGCCTGCGCGCCGAGGCGAAGGCGAAGGGCGTCGATATCCTGCTTTACGAGGCAGGAGAGGGCCTGCGTTTCGACGAGATGGCCGTGCGTTCAGGTGTGGCTGGCATCCTGCGGGTGCTGAATTCCTGTGCCATGCTGCCCGACAAGGGGATCAGCCGACCGCGTGCGGCGCCGCTGCTCGCGGTGGAGACCCATTGGTTGAGGGCGCCGCGGGGCGGGTTGCTGCGAACGTTCCGAGGCGATGGCGAGATCGTGTCCGAAGGCACCGTGATGGCCGCCGTGAGCGGTCCGTTCGGCAACACGGAGGCCGAGATACTCGCGCCGTTCGACGGCCTCGTCGTGGGGCGGGCCGTGATGCCGGTGGTGAACGAAGGCGATGCGGTCTTTCACCTTGCGCAGGTGGCGCGGCCCGACGCCGCAAACGAAGCGCTAGAGGATATGGCCGATCACCTGTCGCGCGATCCGCTGTTCGACGAAGACGAGATCATTTGA
- the moaB gene encoding molybdenum cofactor biosynthesis protein B gives MAIDESRDFIPVRIAVLTISDSRSLSDDRSGDTLVERIESAGHTLAARDIVTDDRAEIAARLRGWIESPDVDVVISTGGTGLTGRDVTVEAHRDVYEKEIDAFGTVFTIVSMNKIGTSAVQSRATAGVARGTYLFALPGSPGACRDAWDEILLAQLDYRHRPCNFVEIFPRLEEHRRRK, from the coding sequence ATGGCAATCGACGAGTCGAGGGACTTCATCCCGGTACGCATTGCGGTTCTGACGATATCCGACAGCCGTTCGCTATCGGACGACCGTTCGGGAGATACGCTGGTCGAGCGGATCGAGTCGGCCGGCCATACCCTCGCCGCGCGGGACATCGTGACCGATGACCGGGCCGAGATCGCGGCCCGCCTGCGGGGCTGGATCGAATCGCCGGATGTCGACGTCGTGATCTCGACCGGAGGCACGGGACTGACCGGTCGCGATGTCACGGTGGAGGCGCATCGTGATGTTTATGAAAAGGAAATCGACGCGTTCGGAACGGTGTTTACCATCGTGTCGATGAACAAGATCGGCACCTCGGCGGTGCAGAGCCGGGCCACGGCTGGCGTCGCGCGCGGCACCTACCTCTTCGCGCTGCCCGGCTCCCCCGGAGCGTGCCGCGACGCTTGGGACGAGATCCTGCTGGCGCAACTCGATTACCGGCACAGGCCCTGCAATTTCGTCGAAATCTTCCCGCGGCTCGAGGAACACCGGCGCCGGAAGTAA
- a CDS encoding aspartate carbamoyltransferase catalytic subunit — protein sequence MTFRAPHLLGIEHLGQDEITALIDLADRYAEDNRRGVAHRDVLAGLTQINMFFENSTRTQASFELAGQRLGADVMNMGIASSSVKKGETLIDTALTLNAMRPDLLVVRHPNSGAVDLLAQKVNCAVLNAGDGRHEHPTQALLDALTIRRAKVRLHRLSIAICGDIAHSRVARSNIMLLGKMENRVRLIAPPTLMPSGVADFGVEVFDDMREGLRDVDVVMMLRLQKERMDGGFIPSEREYFHRYGLDAEKLAHAKPDAIVMHPGPMNRGVEIDGTLADDINRSVIQEQVEMGVAVRMAAMDMLARNLREARKAGAVPA from the coding sequence ATGACCTTTCGCGCCCCCCACCTCCTCGGGATCGAGCATCTCGGACAGGACGAGATCACCGCGCTGATAGACCTCGCCGACCGCTATGCGGAGGACAACCGCCGCGGCGTCGCGCACCGCGACGTGCTGGCCGGCCTCACCCAGATCAACATGTTCTTCGAGAACTCGACCCGCACGCAGGCGAGCTTCGAGCTCGCCGGCCAGCGGCTCGGCGCCGACGTGATGAACATGGGAATCGCCTCCTCCTCGGTGAAGAAGGGCGAGACGCTGATCGACACCGCGCTGACGCTGAACGCGATGCGGCCCGACCTGCTGGTCGTGCGGCACCCGAACTCCGGCGCGGTCGACCTCTTGGCGCAGAAGGTGAACTGCGCCGTGCTGAACGCCGGGGACGGACGGCACGAGCACCCGACGCAGGCGCTGCTCGACGCGCTCACCATCCGCCGCGCCAAGGTCCGGCTGCACCGGCTGTCCATCGCGATCTGCGGCGACATCGCACATTCCCGCGTGGCCCGCTCCAACATCATGCTGCTCGGCAAGATGGAGAACCGGGTCCGCCTGATCGCCCCGCCGACGCTGATGCCCTCCGGCGTCGCCGACTTCGGGGTCGAGGTGTTCGACGACATGCGCGAAGGGCTGCGCGACGTCGACGTGGTGATGATGCTGCGCCTCCAGAAGGAACGGATGGACGGCGGCTTCATCCCGTCAGAGCGCGAGTATTTCCACCGCTACGGCCTCGATGCCGAAAAGCTCGCCCACGCCAAGCCCGACGCCATCGTGATGCACCCCGGACCGATGAACCGCGGGGTGGAAATCGACGGCACCCTCGCCGACGACATCAACCGCTCCGTCATCCAGGAACAGGTCGAGATGGGCGTCGCCGTGCGCATGGCCGCGATGGACATGCTCGCCCGCAACCTGCGCGAAGCCCGCAAGGCGGGCGCTGTGCCGGCATGA
- a CDS encoding uracil-DNA glycosylase, with protein MELSYWDAKAALDWQIELGIDEAIGDETVDRYALEPARPAEAAPTAAPAAAPGEDQRPATPPLPVVEKVDAIALARQAAAGVADLGALARAMETFDHCQLKAGARSFVFCDGNPDARLMIVGEAPGRDEDRLGRPFVGRAGQLLDRMLAAIGMARDATDAERAVYITNVLPWRPPENRKPEKAEIGMFLPFLEAHIALARPELLILMGNTPCEALLGRAGITRLRGQWTEVLGVPALPMFHPAYLLRQPQAKREAWADLLDIQARLRGSH; from the coding sequence ATGGAGCTGAGCTACTGGGACGCGAAGGCGGCGCTCGACTGGCAGATCGAGCTCGGCATCGACGAGGCGATCGGCGACGAGACGGTCGACCGCTACGCGCTCGAGCCCGCGCGCCCGGCCGAGGCCGCCCCGACCGCCGCGCCCGCCGCCGCGCCGGGTGAAGACCAGCGTCCCGCCACGCCGCCCTTGCCGGTGGTCGAGAAGGTCGATGCCATCGCACTGGCCCGACAGGCGGCGGCCGGAGTTGCCGACCTCGGCGCACTGGCCCGCGCGATGGAAACGTTCGACCATTGCCAGCTCAAGGCCGGCGCGCGGAGTTTCGTCTTCTGCGACGGCAACCCCGACGCGCGGCTGATGATCGTCGGCGAGGCCCCGGGCCGCGACGAGGACCGGCTGGGCCGGCCCTTCGTCGGACGGGCGGGGCAGTTGCTCGACCGGATGCTCGCCGCCATCGGCATGGCGCGGGATGCGACTGACGCCGAACGCGCGGTCTACATCACCAACGTGCTGCCGTGGCGCCCGCCAGAGAACCGTAAGCCGGAGAAGGCGGAGATCGGCATGTTCCTGCCGTTCCTCGAGGCGCACATCGCGCTCGCCCGGCCCGAGTTGCTGATCCTGATGGGCAACACGCCCTGCGAGGCGCTGCTCGGCCGGGCCGGGATCACCCGGCTGCGGGGGCAGTGGACCGAAGTGCTTGGCGTGCCGGCCTTGCCGATGTTCCATCCGGCCTATCTTCTCCGTCAGCCCCAGGCGAAACGCGAGGCCTGGGCGGACCTTCTGGACATACAGGCGCGACTGAGAGGAAGCCATTGA
- a CDS encoding Hsp20 family protein gives MTKLTLGSHPFLLGFEQLERLVERTAKTGNEGYPPYNIEQTSETSYRITLAVAGFSEDDLSITVEDNQLVIRGRQGDEGQDRLFLHRGIAARQFQRSFVLADGVDVGDALLENGLLHVDLKRHVPESVVQTIEIRRK, from the coding sequence ATGACGAAACTCACGCTCGGGTCGCACCCGTTCCTGCTGGGGTTCGAACAGCTTGAAAGGCTGGTCGAGCGGACGGCGAAGACCGGGAACGAGGGCTATCCTCCCTACAATATCGAACAGACGTCCGAGACGTCGTACCGCATCACGCTCGCCGTGGCGGGCTTTTCCGAGGACGATCTGTCGATCACGGTCGAAGACAACCAGTTGGTGATCCGCGGCCGTCAGGGCGACGAAGGTCAGGATCGCCTGTTTCTTCATCGCGGGATCGCCGCACGGCAGTTTCAACGCAGCTTCGTGCTCGCCGATGGCGTGGATGTGGGCGATGCTCTTCTCGAGAACGGTCTTCTTCATGTCGATTTGAAACGACATGTCCCCGAAAGCGTTGTTCAAACGATAGAGATCCGGAGGAAGTGA
- the purE gene encoding 5-(carboxyamino)imidazole ribonucleotide mutase — MTEPRVGVVMGSQSDWPTMKEAANILEELGVPFETRIVSAHRTPDRMWSYGIEAADRGLQAIVAGAGGAAHLPGMLASKTRVPVIGVPVQTRALSGVDSLYSIVQMPRGFPVATMAIGASGAMNGGLMAAQIVALSDPALAARIDTWRKELAASIPEEPSDE, encoded by the coding sequence ATGACGGAACCGCGCGTCGGCGTCGTGATGGGCAGCCAGTCAGACTGGCCCACCATGAAGGAAGCCGCCAATATCCTTGAAGAACTTGGCGTGCCGTTCGAAACGCGCATCGTCTCGGCCCATCGCACGCCAGACCGGATGTGGAGCTACGGAATCGAAGCCGCCGACCGGGGCTTGCAGGCAATCGTCGCCGGCGCCGGTGGTGCGGCGCACCTGCCCGGTATGCTGGCGTCCAAGACGCGGGTTCCGGTGATTGGCGTTCCGGTCCAGACCCGCGCGTTGAGCGGGGTCGACTCGCTCTATTCCATCGTCCAGATGCCGCGCGGCTTTCCGGTGGCGACCATGGCCATCGGCGCGTCGGGCGCGATGAATGGCGGGCTGATGGCTGCGCAGATCGTTGCCCTGTCGGATCCCGCGCTCGCGGCGCGCATCGACACATGGCGCAAGGAGCTCGCCGCCTCGATTCCCGAGGAGCCGAGCGATGAGTGA
- a CDS encoding YdcH family protein — protein sequence MNKSARMEQLEVLRVELEVMRGEHRDLDTAIQALEATPTADVLTIRRLKKRKLSLKDRISALEDRITPDIIA from the coding sequence ATGAACAAATCCGCCCGGATGGAGCAGCTCGAAGTGCTGCGGGTCGAGCTCGAGGTGATGCGCGGCGAGCATCGCGATCTCGACACGGCCATCCAGGCGCTCGAGGCGACCCCGACCGCCGACGTGCTGACCATCCGTCGCCTGAAAAAGCGCAAGCTGTCGCTGAAGGACCGGATCTCGGCGCTCGAGGACCGGATCACCCCGGACATCATCGCCTGA
- a CDS encoding GGDEF domain-containing protein has product MPLYHFLSRHISAGFVAKAMLVVMAGFFVPVIGLAAYVLRSGTAGLDHSLVTVILSAVCAGMVLAVLGIRAILAPVMLVSGALDRWGRTGQMPVLPESYRDEVGLLMVRTNLMMARAQRTIDHSRRESDTDPLTGALNRRGALRMLRDAPSGWIVLIDLDHFRLLNERLGRADGDRLLRDIAQACANVLRENDILARMDGKEFLVFLPGTPRKVALRVADRLRETIGQRLVSGKLRLTASAGLAHFDGGEPVDEAIAAANEQLKRAKALGPGQACWSGQESAAA; this is encoded by the coding sequence ATGCCGCTCTATCATTTCCTGTCTCGCCACATCTCGGCGGGCTTCGTCGCCAAGGCGATGCTTGTCGTCATGGCCGGCTTCTTCGTGCCGGTGATCGGGCTGGCCGCCTACGTGCTGCGCAGCGGGACGGCGGGGCTCGACCATTCGCTCGTCACTGTGATCCTCTCGGCGGTCTGCGCCGGCATGGTGCTGGCGGTGCTGGGAATCCGGGCGATTCTCGCGCCGGTCATGCTGGTGTCGGGCGCGCTGGACCGGTGGGGGCGGACCGGGCAGATGCCGGTCCTGCCGGAATCCTACCGGGACGAGGTCGGCCTGCTGATGGTCCGCACCAACCTGATGATGGCGCGGGCGCAACGGACGATCGACCATTCCCGCCGCGAAAGCGATACCGACCCGCTCACCGGGGCGCTGAACCGTCGGGGCGCTCTGCGGATGCTGCGCGACGCGCCGAGCGGGTGGATCGTGCTGATCGACCTCGACCATTTCCGGCTGTTGAATGAACGGCTTGGCCGTGCCGACGGCGACCGGCTGCTGCGCGACATCGCGCAGGCCTGCGCCAATGTCCTGCGGGAGAATGACATTCTGGCCCGCATGGACGGGAAGGAATTTCTCGTCTTCCTGCCGGGAACGCCGCGCAAGGTCGCGCTGCGCGTCGCGGACCGCCTGCGGGAAACGATCGGTCAGAGGCTCGTCAGCGGCAAGTTGCGTCTGACTGCTTCTGCCGGGCTGGCACATTTCGACGGCGGCGAGCCTGTCGATGAGGCGATCGCTGCAGCGAACGAACAGTTGAAACGGGCGAAAGCCTTGGGACCGGGGCAGGCCTGCTGGTCGGGCCAGGAAAGCGCGGCGGCCTGA
- a CDS encoding DUF1150 family protein, with translation MNSKIDFAHLGQNMVYVKPVDVADLPEDVQEEAGDLEQLFAVHNSDGEQLALVADRNLAFSLARQHDMSPVTLH, from the coding sequence ATGAACAGCAAAATCGACTTCGCCCATCTGGGCCAGAACATGGTCTACGTCAAACCCGTCGACGTCGCCGATCTGCCCGAAGACGTGCAGGAAGAGGCGGGCGATCTGGAGCAGCTTTTCGCCGTCCACAATTCGGACGGAGAGCAGCTTGCGCTGGTCGCTGACCGCAACCTCGCCTTCAGCCTTGCCCGGCAGCACGACATGTCGCCGGTGACGCTGCATTGA
- a CDS encoding metallophosphoesterase family protein — MRILAFSDLHLDVAARDAILAAAGEADLLIGAGDFANRHEGLADYIAPFEAVADKTVFTCGNNETFAALRESTSVPVLHGTTIERGGLVIAGIGCGIPPLTDAPFVSFDMEEDDAEAMLSEIDAADILISHSPPKGIGDAHSSAGSIGSIAVAEAAARIAPRFLFCGHVHDCWGVRGTIGTTEVANLGPGLNWFETQD; from the coding sequence TTGAGGATACTCGCCTTTTCCGACCTTCATCTCGATGTGGCGGCACGCGACGCGATCCTTGCGGCGGCGGGCGAGGCCGATCTGCTGATCGGTGCGGGGGACTTCGCCAACCGTCACGAGGGGCTCGCCGATTACATCGCCCCGTTCGAGGCAGTCGCCGACAAGACCGTCTTTACCTGCGGCAACAACGAAACCTTCGCCGCGCTGAGGGAGTCGACGTCGGTCCCGGTCCTGCACGGCACCACGATCGAGCGCGGCGGCCTCGTGATCGCGGGCATAGGCTGTGGCATCCCGCCGCTGACCGACGCGCCGTTCGTATCCTTCGACATGGAGGAAGACGATGCCGAGGCCATGCTGTCGGAGATCGACGCGGCCGATATCCTGATCTCGCATTCGCCGCCCAAGGGCATCGGTGACGCACACTCGAGCGCCGGCTCCATCGGGTCGATCGCCGTGGCCGAAGCCGCGGCCCGGATCGCACCGCGCTTCCTGTTCTGCGGTCACGTGCATGATTGCTGGGGCGTGCGCGGCACGATCGGAACGACCGAGGTTGCGAATCTCGGCCCCGGTCTCAACTGGTTCGAAACACAGGACTGA
- the pyrC gene encoding dihydroorotase yields the protein MTTVILANARLIDPERDEVRPGGLRIEDGRIAALIDGTDIPDGAMDCGGQFLAPGIVDLGVKVSEPGERHKESFASAGRAAAAGGVTTMITRPDTTPAIDTPETLEFVERRASADSIVRVLPMAALTKGREGREMTEIGFLLDAGAVAFSDCDRVVENTKVYSRALTYARALGALVVAHVQEPILSAGACATSGKFASLRGLSGVTPMAERMELDRQIALAEMTGARLHIDQLTTARALPALERAKRNGLDITAGVSIHHLTLNELDVADYRTFFKVKPPLRHEDDRLAVVEAVASGLIDVICSMHTPQDEESKRLPFEEAASGAVGLETLLPAALRLYHSGHLSMPGLFRALSLNPSKRLALDSGRLSEGAPADLVLFDPDAPFIMDRFALLSKSKNTPFDGARMQGRVRGTWVGGRQVHG from the coding sequence ATGACCACCGTGATTCTCGCCAACGCCCGCCTGATCGACCCCGAACGTGACGAGGTCCGTCCCGGCGGGCTTCGGATCGAGGACGGCCGCATCGCCGCTCTCATCGACGGCACCGACATCCCCGACGGCGCGATGGATTGCGGCGGCCAGTTCCTCGCCCCCGGCATCGTAGACCTCGGCGTGAAGGTCTCCGAGCCGGGCGAGCGCCACAAGGAGAGCTTCGCCTCCGCCGGGCGCGCCGCCGCCGCAGGCGGGGTCACCACGATGATCACCCGGCCCGACACGACCCCCGCGATCGACACGCCCGAGACGCTGGAGTTCGTCGAACGCCGCGCCAGCGCCGACTCGATCGTGCGCGTTCTGCCGATGGCGGCGCTCACGAAGGGCCGCGAGGGGCGCGAGATGACGGAGATCGGCTTCCTCCTTGATGCCGGCGCCGTCGCCTTCTCCGACTGCGACCGCGTGGTCGAAAACACCAAGGTCTATTCCCGCGCGCTGACCTACGCCCGCGCGCTCGGCGCACTCGTCGTCGCCCACGTGCAGGAGCCGATCCTCTCCGCCGGCGCCTGCGCCACCTCGGGCAAGTTCGCATCGCTGCGCGGCCTCTCCGGCGTGACGCCGATGGCCGAGCGGATGGAGCTCGATCGCCAGATCGCGCTGGCGGAGATGACCGGCGCGCGGCTCCATATCGACCAGCTCACCACCGCCCGCGCCCTGCCCGCGCTGGAGCGGGCGAAGCGCAACGGGCTCGACATCACCGCCGGCGTGTCGATCCACCACCTGACGCTGAACGAGCTCGACGTCGCCGACTACCGCACCTTCTTCAAGGTGAAGCCGCCGCTCCGGCACGAGGACGACCGTCTCGCCGTGGTGGAAGCGGTCGCCTCCGGCCTGATCGACGTGATCTGCTCGATGCACACGCCGCAGGACGAGGAGAGCAAGCGCCTGCCGTTCGAGGAAGCCGCCTCCGGCGCCGTCGGGCTCGAGACGCTGCTGCCCGCCGCACTGCGGCTGTATCATTCCGGGCATCTGTCCATGCCGGGCCTGTTCCGCGCGCTGTCGCTGAACCCGTCGAAGCGACTGGCGCTCGATAGCGGACGCCTGTCCGAAGGCGCGCCCGCCGACCTCGTCCTGTTCGACCCGGACGCGCCGTTCATCATGGACCGGTTCGCGCTGCTCTCGAAATCGAAGAACACGCCGTTTGATGGCGCGCGGATGCAGGGCCGCGTCAGGGGAACGTGGGTCGGAGGACGGCAGGTTCATGGATGA
- a CDS encoding NUDIX domain-containing protein has product MQRPIRLAVRGIILRDDRLLLVNAYAGRTDLWCAPGGGAEPHQGLPENLVREVHEETGLTVGPGEICLVNEFHAPGEPFHQVDIYFRCTLVGGDPDGDWMDVEGVVTHRRWVTREELATLNVKPDSLGAITWSTEPGTYYDPIEPIVR; this is encoded by the coding sequence ATGCAACGTCCGATCCGCCTCGCCGTGCGCGGCATCATCCTGCGCGATGACCGCCTTCTCCTCGTGAACGCCTATGCCGGGCGCACCGATCTCTGGTGCGCGCCGGGCGGGGGGGCCGAGCCTCACCAGGGACTTCCCGAAAACCTCGTCCGGGAAGTCCACGAAGAGACTGGTCTGACCGTGGGCCCCGGCGAGATCTGCCTCGTCAACGAGTTTCACGCGCCCGGCGAACCGTTCCATCAGGTCGACATCTACTTCCGGTGCACCCTGGTCGGGGGAGACCCCGACGGCGACTGGATGGACGTCGAGGGCGTCGTCACGCATCGCCGGTGGGTCACACGGGAGGAGCTCGCCACGCTCAACGTCAAACCCGACAGCCTGGGCGCCATCACGTGGAGCACGGAGCCCGGCACCTACTATGACCCGATCGAGCCGATCGTTCGCTAG